In one window of Flavobacterium ginsengisoli DNA:
- a CDS encoding RagB/SusD family nutrient uptake outer membrane protein — MVRQRAGLGILGNNVPLTKAALFHERRVEFAFEGEFWFDLGRLPRQEAINIISQQDRGFDSQGVMHYTPTPTDFTYPKPDIEVRKNPKLKEAPVPYNFK, encoded by the coding sequence ATGGTGAGACAGAGAGCAGGTCTTGGTATTTTAGGAAATAATGTTCCTTTGACAAAAGCGGCTTTATTTCACGAGAGAAGAGTTGAATTTGCTTTTGAAGGAGAATTTTGGTTTGACTTAGGAAGACTTCCGCGTCAAGAAGCAATTAATATTATTTCTCAGCAAGATAGAGGTTTTGATTCTCAAGGAGTGATGCATTATACACCAACTCCAACAGATTTTACTTATCCAAAACCAGATATTGAAGTTAGAAAAAATCCAAAGTTGAAAGAGGCACCGGTTCCTTACAATTTTAAATAA
- a CDS encoding RagB/SusD family nutrient uptake outer membrane protein, which translates to MQLANLKSKIRSRSASGDNIFVTQGSAEAFLAKVYLYEKKYSDSKLMAEKVINSGEFALLPNFADLFLTSKNNNEESIYSWQWSGAINTYGGGNFSNIQYGLDILNDNASYGATYVPSNDVQDAFEIGDLRRKESFMVYGDSYPNLKADGQVGFVVDKDKYGDILANTGAAVKKYVVGQATSETGPADSWGGMNNCNYIMRYADLLLIYAEAIMAGADETTNAARKRFIQYGETESRSWYFRK; encoded by the coding sequence TTGCAGCTAGCAAATCTAAAATCTAAAATCAGATCAAGATCTGCTAGTGGAGACAATATTTTTGTAACACAAGGTTCTGCAGAAGCATTTTTGGCTAAAGTGTATTTATATGAAAAAAAATACTCAGATTCTAAATTAATGGCTGAGAAGGTTATCAATTCAGGAGAGTTTGCTTTGTTGCCAAATTTTGCAGATTTGTTTTTGACTAGTAAAAATAACAACGAAGAATCAATTTATTCTTGGCAATGGTCTGGTGCTATAAACACTTATGGAGGAGGAAACTTTTCTAATATTCAATATGGTTTAGATATTTTGAATGATAATGCATCTTATGGTGCTACATACGTGCCAAGTAACGATGTGCAAGATGCTTTTGAAATAGGCGATTTAAGAAGAAAAGAATCTTTTATGGTTTATGGTGATTCTTACCCTAATCTGAAAGCTGACGGGCAAGTGGGCTTTGTAGTAGATAAAGATAAGTACGGAGATATATTGGCTAATACTGGCGCAGCGGTCAAAAAATATGTTGTAGGACAAGCTACTAGCGAAACAGGCCCAGCAGATTCGTGGGGAGGAATGAATAATTGCAATTATATTATGCGTTATGCAGACCTTTTATTGATTTATGCAGAAGCAATTATGGCTGGAGCTGATGAAACTACTAATGCAGCACGCAAAAGATTCATACAATATGGTGAGACAGAGAGCAGGTCTTGGTATTTTAGGAAATAA